tatttgtttacataTGACACCATGAGTTTGGATTTTTCTCATGGCAAATGTTATAACATACTCGTTTTGGTAAGACATGCCTAATTTACAGGCACTTTCTGCTGGCTGTTTCAGAGAAATTCTCAACAAGATGAATGACCTAATAAAAGACATTACAGAGGAGCATGATCCAACACTAGACATGTCAGACACCCTCCACACATCTGGGAGCCTTGGAGTGGAATTTGATGAGGTACAATGACGGTAATTCCTTCAGGGATTTAAGTTTTGGGTAACCTTTGCAGTTTCAGACATGGATTTTGTTTATATAAACTGAATagtcttttttgtgtttatgcattatTCTGATCAATATCATTTgctatattgtgtgtgtgtgtgtgtgtgNNNNNNNNNNtgtgtgtgtgtgtgtgtgcgcgcgcgcctgtctgtctgtctgtcccagaATGAGCTACTGGCAGAGCTGGAGAGGCTGGTGTCGAATCTGGATCCTAGTGTCTTTGAGAAGTACAATACGGAAGATAAACTCCCTTTTTTCAGAGTGTCCACTGCATCACCCTCCCAACCTGGTAAGAAGCATCTGAAGATCAGATACTAAAAAGGTTGTTGGCTAGCATAATAAAATAGTAAAGCAGAGGACTTGTCACACCATAGATCCAACATGAAGCCACCTGCAGCAAATGTAGCAGTGTGCAGGTTAACGTGTtagtttcttaaaaaaacatgccaTGATACAATACAAGCTGCAGTTGACTGCAGTGTCTACTAATTTGTGCAAATTGTTCagagtatttttgttttttctttcccaaaGCCAAGACAGACGAGGATGAGATTGAAGATGATTTAGAGTATCTGCGGCGCTGGGCGAATTAATAGACACACCATCAGCCATAACACAcaggccttaaaaacaaaagagaaaaggatgaaataaatgatcagaaataataataggttgttattgaatgttttatgtttgtcttttcCACAGCAAAGTGTCAGCATGctctgttttacattttcataacAATTTGGTGTCTTTCAAACCAAGTCTAAACAGTGTGGAGGAGTCCAATAGAAGAGATGTTTACTAGAACTCAATGAGGCGCACCCTCACATTGCGTGACATAGNNNNNNNNNNTTCCTACAGATTCTGTCCCACTCCTCATCATCCAGTGTAGTATTCAGATCCCTTTCCCATGTCCTCTAAAGGGCTGTCCAGGCTCCACCCCCCAGGTTCTGCATAAGCTTAGAATAATACCCAGAAGCCTCATGACATTACAAAATTACCCAAGTTAAAGCGAAAatcgattttcaattttgattaTGATTTATAAACCACCGCTAACAGAACCACTCGCTGCGAATGTCTGTCTtgagcagagatcttcaacagggggtctgggaACCCCTAGGGGATCCTCAAAGTCAACGCAGGGGGAACGCCATCCACACATACAGTCTTAcagattcactgtgccacatcaatcaatcaatcaaaatgtatttatatagcacttcccagcaaccagcaggtatccaaagtgcttaacatccgaaaccaagagtaaaaacacatcatacaatagaaagagggaacatagaaaacagtaaaatctgaaaaggttacaaagaaacagaagaatgaaattgtcccaccactgctacgtattaaaaacCAGACTAAACAGATACGTTTTGaatttggacctaaaaagagcgacatctgtaacagtgcaaATATCACGGGGTAACTTGCTAATTTGGATTATTGTATCTTACGTGTactcaaaaaaacaatgtccaGTCCTTTCCAATAGCTGGCAATTGAGtcgtttttttttgtagccTTACAGCGTCCACTTAACTCAAATAAAGTCCAAAAAACCACAACATATTCCAAGCACAGTTAAAAACTGGTTGCTCCTCTTCTTCAATTAATAACACCTGGTTGCATCAATACAGGAAAATTAACCAAGGCCAGCCTTGgccttgacaaaacaatgcaatacaTTGGCCCCTGTGGCTTGGAGGAAACCCATCTGTATGGCTCCGAcatctgctctgtctctcttttcccccAGTCTATAGCATGCTGGGTCTCAGCTGCAAACAGAACAGAGACGACCAGAGGTACTTACACAGCCATAGCCCCACCTAGTGGAAAAGTCATGCCACTCCACTTGTTACTAATGCCCATGAAAACAAATTTGTTTATCGACCGTGATTGGAAACTGCTTCAAAATGTAATTGGTTCTACCTTGGCCGATGCTACACCCTTCTAGCAAGTTTCACAAAAATCGGGCCAGTAGTTTTTCCATAACCCTGCTAACAGACAGACTGCACAAACCGAGCCAAAAACATAACCTTCTAGGCAGAGTTAATGTATCTAACAAATTgataaaataagagaaaaacaGGCCGATATATTACAgacatagactgttaataatatacagtttaTGATTACAGAGGATCAATGTGATCTGGAATACACTGGATTACAGAGGGTTTCAACTTAACTGTATAATAAACAGAGTTCCTTGTGAGGAATGCGGCGAGAATAAGTGTGTAAATCAATCCTTTTTCGTGACAATAATATAATAGCAGGAGGGGCAATATTAGTAGGCTATTCTAAAACTGGAAGGTGGTAGTGGTTTAATTGGACAGAGGGTGTTAAATGTCCTTGTGTAGTTCATGGATGTGTAATAAAACCGTGTAGATTCATCTCATAAAACTGTCACGTGGTAGGTATGGACAATGGCTTCGGATCTCATCAATGACGTAGCACGTCTAAAACGATTGCTTAACAAAAAACGTCTGGGATTTCTCAACACACGCTTTAAACGAACACAAGgcacagacatacacatacagtaatatACAATTTATTCTAGTTATTCTTACTTGCCCTTTAAAACAAACACCTTTTACTATGGCTGTGAGCAGCTGCGTAGGATTAGTGTCTGCCACCAGACATAGCAAGTGACGGAAACAGGGAGGGAGTggcagagacagggacaggcaGATTGACAAAAGAATATAGCACAGACTCTTGCAAGTAGCATGGACTGGCCAAAATGTGAGCACCATGTATGTGGACATGTAAGGACTGAGCAACCGCTGACTGAAGCCTAATGGGGTCTGGAGTAAGCCAGAAGGAATATCCAGGTAGGATTGAAATACACAGGACACAGAATTAAACATACCAGGGATTTTATCACCGAATCGGCAGATTGGATTTAAGGATTGCTGCTTTAAgaataaatttaatttgaacCAGATTCTTCAtaatattctgtgtgtgtgtgtgtgtgtgtgcgtcttaaAGTGCAGGGGAGTTATATCTGTACATGGACTGTAAATGGAAATATTTATGAGTCTACTGACCTACCACCCTGATAACTATTGaagtttgtattttgttttgctatCAGGCATAGAGTAAATACTTAATAACAGGACATGAGCTTAACCTCCACCAATTTACTTTGATAAACAGAGGACATCTCTTTGGAACAGTCTCCCGGCATCACTGCACATTATCATGAGGCGATATGgtgtaaattaaatatcttttaacaaatacatcaatgaagatattatagggttgacaattggtgctttcacaaaatctagtctcatatcacaatatcaatatattaaaaatatgtaatagggatatattgcccagccctaattatCATCATTCAAAGAAACATTTGAAAGGGTCACTTAGcaaccatgactttttatattgtaatacatTACCATATTTTGGGAACATTGACAACATTGACATGCCCCGGTGTATGAGCCCAGGTGTTTACAATAATTTTAAAATGGCTACTTAATCCTAACATCAAGTTAAGAATTCATAAAACATTCAATAACTAGCATCAGTACAGATGTTAGATGCTATGTGTCCTGTGAGAAGAATGTGCAGATGACCAcgtataattattattaatgctGATCAGCTTTTGTAACAACCTTGCCAACAAAGCTGCTGCACAATTATTGGTATAGTAAGCCCTCTTTAGGATTATGTTAATTTGTACAGTTTGTAATAGGCTCCCTTATTAATCGAGGTACAATTGTGTTCAGCGGTGAAAAATGAtagacacagaaagacacagccCTAACGCTCTTAAGAAATTAGCACAATCCAATTTAACAGGGTCTGTTGCATTACCTACCAAACAGAAAAACGTACTACACCTAAGCATGTCCACACACAATCACTGCTAGGGCTGCAATTTAACATTATTTTCAGTGTTGATAAATCTGTAGATTGTTTTCTCAATCGATTGGTtcttggtctataaaatgtcagaaaatggtgaaaatacTGGATCAGTGTTTTCTAAACACCAATATGACGTCTTAATATGACTTGTTTTGTCCACGACTCAAAGATTATCAGATAAAAATGTCACAGAGGagtaaagaaaatagaaaatattcacatttaaggagctggaatcagagGATTTAGACTCAAATCGATTATTCATAAATCAAGTAGTTGGccattaatttaatagttgacaattcATAAATCTTTGCAGccacaagcacgcacacactgcGGTGAATCCTCTTAACAGCAGGTTACTAACTTGCAGGCTTTTTCCCAGACAGTCCGGTGTTCATGCCTTCCTTTATCTGTGAGGACTAAATTTAGCAGACATGAATTACAATAGAGGCTGGAGAAGACCGCAAACGCTTCCACAAACAAAGGTTTTGTAGTGGGTAAATATTACAGTAATATAGTAACTGTTTGGTGTTAATCAGTGTGTGTCTTCCACCTCTGACACCCCTCTCAGTTGAAGAGAGCCCGCCCCCACCACAGTCCAACACTGAGTCAGATTCAGCTCACTCCTCTCCACCTCGACCCGCCATCATCGTCACAGCTCCATCACGAGAGGACCTGTATGCCTTACCATCCACCATGACCTTAGCTGATGCCGTCAAAGAGCGGCGGCCCTCTTCCACACCCTTCGTAGTGGGGAACAAATTTGTGGCCAATCGATAACAGCATGTCCTGCAGGAGGTAAAATGGGAGTCGAACTTGGTCTTTATTGATCTGAACTATTCATATCTGATTTTGTTTGACCTTCTTGTCTCGCATAActactcacacatacacacataagacTACACATCATAATTTTCTCTATATTcttgtaatttattttctgcatttaCTTATGTTCAATTTGTAGAATTTAGGACTCTTGTAATTGCAATTGCtcattatatatacagtatatatataaaactgaAACTATAAAAACGTTCTTTAAAAAGTATTCAAAtacactttactttttactggaCATAAACAGCAGAATGAGCAGCGCACTTTACttaaatgtaaaaactaaatgATCTTACTATGCAAAATTATTTTAACTGATTTGTTTGATGTGAGCAGCTTTTTAATGCTGTTGCTGGTTTAGGTTTATGACTATGTAGTACTGTGTAATCTATAACAATACAGCCAGGTAGATTAAAAGCTCTTTAACCAAGGTGTAAGTTTAATTCCATGCATGTAGAGTTTTCTGACAAGCTCCCAGCTTGTGCCACACATCTCTCCATAACTATGTCTAGAAAACAGTTGGCACTCTGCTGCCATGTGTGAGGCGGTTGCCATCGCAAAGCCAACATTTTCTTTGCTGCAGTGAGACCACCAGTCCATAGTATACGCTATTGCTGTAGAGACAATTCTAAGGCAGATTGAGTCATCATTAAGTAAGAGCAAGGTCAGTGACAGTGGAATATTACCTCCAAGCAGATCACTAAAAGTGAGACACAGGCTATATCTGTCTCCAAAAGGTAAACACTCACAccaaaaataatgtataaatgACCCTGGGACATCAAGTGTACATAGATCACAATTAGGAGATGGGATCATTTTCAAAGCATGACGTTTTCTTGGAGTCAAATACATTctgtacacatttaaaatgtttgaattgGTGATCAGGGGTTTTGGAGGTATCCTGTAGTTTCTCCTATATACTGTGTCCCGGCTAATCTCTTCCTCTTTGAttaatttgttttctgtattttattgcAGTATTCAAAGAAGAACTCAAAATGGATTGCACAAGTATCACGCAGTTGCAGAACCGCATGGCAGCGTGTTGACGTACTCCGCCTGTTCAAACTCCGGGAAAGCACTTTGTTGTCCTGGTGGTGGCACGAACCAAAACACAATGGCGGCGCCCGAGTGAGCCCGAGTTAAAGCCAAAACGGACTCTACTCTTGTCTTCTGAGGCTGCAAACGAGTCGAAAGAATGGACACCGTGGGAGAAGACGAACAGGACCCTATAAAGCTCAAGTCTATCaagaacaataaaacatttacgGTGCCTCGAAATGACAGGGTaagagttagcttagctttgtTGGGGGGGTAGTTTAATGATGTCCTGCTTATCAGCAACGCTACAGCGCATACATTACAGGGGCATACTCGTCACAACTGTAGGTGGCCTAGTCTGAAATTTGGCATATATATTTGACAGGCAACATGACATATAATAGATAAGTCGCTGTGTAGATGTCTTGTGCTCAACACTCGCGTGACGCATACAGAACCGTATAACGCTAACTTAATGCTAATAAcattagcaagcaaaaaaaaaaaaaaacttgtcaaaTTATGTACAAGTTACAATTTAATCGATACGCTTATGCTTAAAAGTCACTGATGGGCCAATCAGTTTTTGGAACCGCCAGTGTTCAAggtaatttaattatttaaattgccTTTCTTAAATAGAGATTGGCGTTCTCCCCATCTAGGACGTCATCAGTAATTAGCTAGTGAGGCACCTTTGCTTCACGAGGCACTTAACTtccaaggtaaaaaaaaactaaggtcGGTGCACCACTGTCAATCTTATTACTGTAGCTTTTCCATGAACCCAACTCTCTGCGTCATCGAGTGATTCCCTGGCAAGCCTTCATCAGGCATAACTCGTAATAATCCGTtgtccgatttaataaaatgttatcagacccatatctcagcttgtacacagtctccattttcaattatgacagagtagctctcaaaatgctcttcatgcgatctgttgctgattttaattaacaggcTGTATATGGTagtctgatcagatttagtctctcgctgacttctaaacgtcactatcaggcACAACATGTGTAAACCTAAGTTAGCAGGTCAAATTCATGTACTGGAGACAAGCATGACGATGAAGTTCACTGAAGTGAAGGGAGCATCTGTGCCATCtctatcttttctttctttttcagtttgggAGCTGCAGAAGTGTTCGAGAGTTTGAGAAATTTAACCGCATAGGAGAAGGAACTTACGGCATTGTGTGTAAGTTATCAATGTTGCAGATCATAGATTGAGTCAAAAAGGAAGATAAAAATAGCAGATCATTTTAACTGCTGTTAACTCATACCTGTTTCCTGTTCCTAATATAGACCGAGCGCGAGACACCAAGTCAGATGAGATTGTAGCATTGAAGAAGGTGCGGATGGACAAAGAGAAAGACGGTGAGATCAATGCTCTGAACGCTGATTCATATGAGTGTTTTGAATGGAGTATTTTTGTAGgcattgtatgtatgtttgtctttgtcgatgtgttgtttgtgtctaATAACCTTTTTGGGGAATGTAGGGAACATCATTGGTCATGTGGAAGTTTTAGCCTGACGGTTGGTGCGTAGAGGAGTTGAGGGAGTAGTTATGG
This genomic stretch from Etheostoma spectabile isolate EspeVRDwgs_2016 chromosome 8, UIUC_Espe_1.0, whole genome shotgun sequence harbors:
- the LOC116693467 gene encoding charged multivesicular body protein 4b isoform X2; this translates as MSLFGKLCSGGEKAGTMSCPPCQQKETETLPEREDMLVKKKDFLKTKIYHELLVAKKNSIRNRRVALQALRRKKYHEKHIKYIDCALKAMREILNKMNDLIKDITEEHDPTLDMSDTLHTSGSLGVEFDENELLAELERLVSNLDPSVFEKYNTEDKLPFFRVSTASPSQPAKTDEDEIEDDLEYLRRWAN
- the LOC116693467 gene encoding charged multivesicular body protein 4b isoform X1, with product MSLFGKLCSGGEKAGTMSCPPCQQKETETLPEREDMLVKKKDFLKTKIYHELLVAKKNSIRNRRVALQALRRKKYHEKHIKYIDCALKAMRSVHENIEILNKMNDLIKDITEEHDPTLDMSDTLHTSGSLGVEFDENELLAELERLVSNLDPSVFEKYNTEDKLPFFRVSTASPSQPAKTDEDEIEDDLEYLRRWAN